The sequence below is a genomic window from Streptococcus pantholopis.
GAAGCCGCAGTCGGTTTTTGGTAGTTGTCCTGACTTTGCTTGACTTCTTTCTAGGGCTTATAACCATTGCTATAGCTCTTGTTCTAAGCTTAGCGTTTAATTCCTCAGCTGTCAGCCTGTTTATTATCATTTTGATTTTGCTGCTGGCCGGTCTCCTGCAGTATCATCTTGTTCGAACATTTTGGCGGAAGCTTTCAAATTAGACCCTCAAAAAACAATCCGGCTTATGATGAGAAAGGCGGATTGTTTTTTCTTGTCAGGATATCAAGAAGGGCGGGCAGAACTGAAAAAATATGCTATAATTTTTATTATGAAAAGAAATTTTGGTCATGTAAAGCGTCTTGTTATCAAAATCGGAACTAGCTCGCTGGTGCTCCCGACCGGGAAAATTAATCTTGAAAAAATTGATCAGCTGGCTTTTGTGATAGCCAGTCTGGCCAATAAAGGCATGGAAGTGATTCTGGTTTCCTCAGGGGCGATGGGCTTTGGGCTGAATGTTCTTGACCTTCCTAAACGCCCTGCAAATCTTGCTAAACAGCAGGCGGTCTCCAGTGTCGGTCAGGTCGCAATGATGAGTTTGTATTCTCAAATATTTTCTCATTACCAGACAGCTGTTTCTCAAATTCTATTAACACGGGATGTCATAGAGTTTCCAGAAAGTCTGGGCAATGTAACAAATGCCTTTGAGAGTCTGATTGCCATGGGGATTGTTCCTATCGTCAACGAGAATGATGCCATCAGCGTGGATGAGATGGATCATGCCACCAAGTTTGGGGACAATGATCGTTTGTCAGCCATTGTTGCAGGTATCACTAAGGCTGACCTGCTTATCATGCTGTCAGACATTGACGGACTTTTTGATAAGAACCCGACGATTTATGAGGATGCAGCTCTTCGGTCGCATGTCACTGCCATTACAGAGGAGATTATCAAATCAGCCGGCGGTGTTGGCAGCCGATTTGGGACAGGCGGTATGATTAGTAAAATCCAAAGTGCCCAGATTGTTTTTGAAAATCACAGTCAGATGGTTTTGATGAATGGCAAAAATCCTCGGGATATCTTGCGTGTTTTGGACGGAGTAGAGTTGGGCACCTGGTTTGCCCAGACCAGATAAGAAAGCGCTGATGCATGTACGATTTGCTGTAAAGCTATGCTTATTTTAATAGTTGAAGGAGTGGTATTATGACTTATATTGAGCAACTAGGCAGAGGGGCCAGACAGGCCGGTCATAGTCTTATGCAGTTGGGAACGGCGCAGAAAAATGCTGTTCTAAGGGATGTTGCACAGGCTTTGTTAGATCAAGCTGCTTATATTTTAGCTGAAAACAAACGTGATCTAGCTAAGGCTAAGGAGAATGGCATTTCAGATATTATGATCGATCGGCTTCGTTTAGACGATGAACGTATTGCAGATATAGCCCAAGGCGTCCGTCAGGTAGCTGATTTAGCGGATCCTATAGGGCAGGTTGTTAGGGGCTATACCAATTTGGATGGTTTGAAGATTGTTCAGAAGCGTGTTCCGCTGGGTGTCATTGCCATGATTTTTGAAAGCCGGCCCAATGTTTCTGTTGATGCTTTCAGCTTGGCTTTTAAGACTAGCAATGCCATTATTTTGCGGGGAGGACGGGATGCTATATGCTCAAATACCGCTTTGGTTCAGGTCATCCGTCAGACCCTGTCGCAGTCAGGAATCGATGAGAATGCGGTCCAGCTGGTTGAAGACACCAGCCATGCGGTAGCTGAGGAGTTAATGGAGGCCGTCGATTATATTGATGTTCTGATTCCCAGAGGCAGTGCCAGACTGATTCAGACTGTAAAAAGCAAGGCAAAGGTGCCTTTTATTGAAACCGGCGTCGGGAATGTCCATATCTTTGTCGATGAATTTGCGGATTTAGATACGGCCGTGAATATTGTAATCAATGCCAAAACTCAGCGTCCCAGTGTCTGCAATGCGGCTGAAAGTTTAGTTGTGCACAGTTCTGTCGCTGAAAGCTTTTTACCTAAACTGGCAGCTGCCATGGATGCAGTTCAGCCGGTTGAATGGCGGGCTGATGCGCGTGCGCAGGCCTATTTGCCGCAATCGGTTCCTGCAAGTGAGGACGATTACGCGACAGAATTCTTGGACTATATCATGTCTGTTAAGACGGTTGACAGTCTCCAGGAAGCAGTCGACTGGATTAATACCTACAGTTCCCACCATTCTGAGGCGATTATTACCAAAGATCTGGCTCATGCTGAACATTTCCAAGATCAGGTAGATTCAGCTGCCGTCTATGTCAATGCTTCAACGCGTTTTACTGACGGTTTTGTTTTTGGTCTGGGAGCCGAAATCGGTATCTCAACACAAAAGATACATGCCAGAGGACCGATGGGTCTGGAAGCTCTGACCAGCACTAAATTTTATATCAAGGGAGAAGGACAGGTCCGTCAGTAATCTTTTAGACGGCTCTCCTCGCCGGCAATTCAAAAAAACGGCCTTCATACGGAAAGGAAGGGCCGTTTTTATCTTCCTGATTTTCATTTTCTAAACCATATAAAGTATGCTATAATAAAAGTTATGACAAATGATTTTTATCATAAGACTGTGTTTCTGCATGAGGCTGTCGACATGCTTGCAGTTAAGCCTGATGGAGTCTATGTTGATGCGACTTTAGGAGGTTCCGGACACAGCAGTTATTTACTGTCGCGGCTCAGCAGTCAAGGGCGGCTCTATGCCTTCGATCAGGATCAGAAAGCAATAAATCAGGCAAAAGTTCGCCTGCATCCTTATATTGAAACAGGACAGGTCCGCCTGATTAAGGATAATTTTAAAAACCTTAGCTTTCGCCTCAGTCAGTACGGTCAAACAGCTGTTGATGGGGTTCTCTATGACTTAGGAGTATCCAGTCCGCAGCTGGACGAAAGCAAGAGGGGTTTTTCCTACAAGCAGGATGCTCCCCTTGATATGCGGATGAATCAAGAGCAGGAGCTGTCTGCCTATGACGTTGTCAACCATTATGCCTATAACAATTTAGTCCGCCTCTTCTTTCGCTATGGTGAAGATAAGTTTGCCAAACAAGTGGCCCGAAAGATTGAGTCGGCCCGGCAAATAAAGCCTATTGCGACAACCGGTGAGCTGGCTGAACTGATTAAAGCCGCCAAGCCTGCCAAGGCGCTCAAGAAAAAAGGCCATCCGGCCAAGCAAATTTTTCAGGCCATCCGTATAGAAGTAAATGATGAGCTTAGGGCTGCAGAAACTTCTCTGAAACAGGCGCTGGATTTACTGAAGCCAGATGGCCGGATCGCTGTGATAACCTTCCACTCTTTAGAGGATCGTATCGTCAAACAGCTATTTAGAGAGGCAGCTGCTGTCAATGTCCCTAAAGGACTGCCTGTTATTCCTGAAAGTCTGCAGCCTAAATTTGAATTGGTTAACCGCAAACCGGTATTACCCAGCGAGCAGGAACTTGAAATGAATCACCGAGCCCATTCGGCTAAGCTCCGAGTTATCAGAAAAATAAGTGAAAAAAATTATGACTAATGAAAAACGAACTGAGGCAGTGACAAAAGTCCTGCAGAAACGTATTCGCACTTTTTCAAGAATTGAAAAAGCTTTTTATGGTGCCATTATTCTGACGGCTATTATCATGGCTGTCAGTATCGTTTACCTGCAGAGCCGCAATCTTCAGGTTCAGCAGGAAATCACTCAATTAAACAGTCAGATTAATGATAAGGAAACAGAATTAAACAACGCTAAGCAGGAAGTTGCCGAGCTGAGCGGCCGCGACCGCATTGTCCAAATTGCGACAGAATCAGGCTTAAATTCTGAAAATGCTAACATTTCTGAGGTAAAGTAATCAATGCGAAAATTTTTTAAGAAGTGGCAGAATCGCTTTTTAGGTTACGTTATCAGTGACCGCAAAAGGCCGCGGCAGAACCGTGAACGGGTAGGGCAAAACCTGATGATTCTGGCGATTTTCATTTTTTTTGTTTTTATTATTAATTTTGTCATTATAATCGGAACAGACAAAAAATTTGGAGAGAATCTCTCTGAAAAAGCAAGGGACGTTTATCAGACGACTGTTACCGTTCAGGCTAAACGCGGAACGATTTATGATCGCAACGGCAATCCCATTGCCGAAGATTCAACCACCTACAGCGTTTATGCCATCATAGATAAGTCCTACATTTCCTCTACCGGAGAAAAACTGTATGTACAGTCTTCACAATACGACCAAGTTGCTGAGATTTTTAATCAGCAGCTGGGTATGGATAAAGAAGAGGTACTAAGTCAGCTGCGGCAGAAAAAAGTCTTTCAGGTCAGCTTCGGAACCAAAGGTTCAGGGATTTCTTACAGTACAATGTCGGCTATTACAGCTGCTATGCAGGAAGCTGGTATAGAAGGTATTGCTTTTACAACAAGCCCCGGACGGATGTATAAAAACGGGATTTTTGCTTCTCAGTTTATCGGAGTCGCTCAGCTCCATGAAAACAAGGACGGGACCAAAAGCCTTATCGGGACATCCGGTCTTGAAGCCAGTTTGAATGATATTTTATCCGGAGAAGACGGGACTGTAACCTACGAAAAAGATAAAAACGGCAATACACTGCTTGGAACCGGAACGACTGTCAAAGAGGCAGTTAACGGAAAAGATGTTTACACAACACTATCTGAACCGATTCAGACTTATCTTGAGACTCAGATGGATGTTTTTCAGGCGGAAGCTAAGGGTGTTTATGCCAGTGCAACTCTCATTAATGCTAAGACAGGAGAAATTCTGGCAACTTCACAAAGGCCGACTTACAATCCCAGCACACTGGAAGGTTATGATGAGGGGAACCTTAAAACCTGGAATACTTTGCTATATCAAAGCAACTATGAGCCCGGTTCGACCATGAAGGTGATGACTTTGGCTTCTGCTATTGATTCAGGCGTTTTCAATCCTTCTGAAAGTTACAGCAACAGTGAAGGTCTGACTATTGCAGATGCAACCATTCAGGACTGGGCCATTAATGAAGGATCTTCTACCGGACAGTACATGACTATGGCTCAGGGCTTTGCTTACTCCAGTAATGTCGGCATGACCATGCTGGAGCAGAAGATGGGCAATGATAAATGGCTCAACTACCTTTCTAAATTCCGTTTTGGCTATCCGACCCGTTTTGGCATGGGGAATGAAGCAACGGGACTTTTGCCATCGGATAATATTGTGACGATTGCCATGAGTGCTTTCGGCCAAGGGATAGCAACAACCCAAACCCAAATGCTGCGGGCTTTTACCTCTGTCTCCAACGATGGTGTCATGGTTGAACCGCAGTTTATCAGTAAGCTTTACGATCCCAATACTGATACCAGCCGCAGTGCCTCAGCTGAGGTGGTCGGCAATCCAGTTTCTGCTGAAGCAGCCAGACAAACCAGAGATTATATGGTAACTGTTGGCACCGATCCTTACTACGGAACTCTGTATTCAGACGGTCCGATTATCCAAGTAGGCAATGAATCAGTTGCTGTGAAATCAGGGACAGCCCAAATTGCGGCAGAGGACGGGAGCGGCTATATGACAGGATCTAATGATTACATTTATTCTGTCGTAGCCATGCTGCCTTCAGAAGATCCGGAGTTTGTCATGTATGTGACCTTGCAGCAGCCGGAAGAGCGTTTTTCAGCTCTGTATTGGCAAGACGTTGTCAATCCTGTCTTGGAAGAAGCTGTTTTAATGCGGGATACCTTGCTGGCACCGGCAGCCAATGAGACTGCTCAGCAAACAGAGTACCATCTGGATGATGTTATAGGTAAGAACCCAGGAGAAACAGCAGAAGAGCTGAGACGAAATTTGGTCCATCCTGTTGTCTTGGGAACCGGCAGCAAAATCAGCAAAGTATCCAAAAAAACCGGCTCTAATTTAGCAGAAAATGAACAAATTCTGCTTTTGACAAATAATCTTGAGAAAGTACCGGATATGTACGGCTGGACTAAGGCCAATGTAGAGACTTTTGCTAAGTGGACCGGTATAAAGATCAAATACAGAGGATCCGACTCGGGGACCGTCATCAAACAAAATGTTGATATTGATGCCAATATTGATGATATTAAAAAAATCACCATCACTTTAGGAGAATAATATGTTTTTAAGTATAGTGGCAGGTGCAGCAGCATTTATACTGACAGTGCTTATTATGCCTTATTTTATCCGTTTTTATCAGCTCAAAAAAATTAATGGCCAGCAGATGCATGAGGATGTTAAGCAGCACCTTGAAAAAGCGGGAACTCCGACTATGGGAGGAACGGTATTCCTGCTGGTTGCTGTCTGTGTCAGTTTAATAGCCAGCTTCTTTCTGGTTGCTAAAAACGGCGGCGGCATGGGAGCGACTTTTGGTATTTTATCTGTCGTCTTTATCTATGGCTTAATCGGTTTTTTAGATGACTTTTTAAAAATCTTCAAGCAGATTAATGAGGGGCTGACGCCTTGGCAAAAAATGCTTCTGCAAATTATCGGCGGCTTAATCTTTTATTTTCTCCATGTGCGTCCCAGCGGAACGGATGCGCTCAATGTTTTTGGATTTAACCTGCATTTAGGTCTTCTTTATGTATTTTTTGTTCTATTTTGGGTTGTCGGCTTTTCCAATGCGGTCAATCTGACAGATGGGATTGACGGATTGGCCTCCATCTCGGTTGTCATCAGTCTGGCGACCTATGCTGTTATTGCTCATGTGCAAAGACAGGCTGATGTTCTTTTGATTATTCTGGTGATGATTGGTGCCCTTCTTGGATTTTTCGTCTTCAACCATAAGCCGGCCAAAGTGTTTATGGGTGATGTCGGCAGCTTAGCTTTAGGAGCTATGCTGGCCACTATTTCAATTGCTCTGCGTCAGGAATGGACCCTGCTTATCATCGGCATTGTCTATGTCATTGAAACCAGCTCTGTTATCCTGCAAGTTTCCTACTTCAAATACACCAAAAAGAAATTTGGCGAAGGCAGACGCATTTTTCTTATGACCCCCTTTCACCATCACTTGGAATTAGGCGGTCTGACCGGCAAAGCGTCAAAATGGAGCGAATGGCAGGTTGATGCCTTTTTGTGGGGCCTAGGTGCTGCAGCCAGCCTCCTGACTTTAGCTATTTTATATCTGTAGAAATAAGAAACTATCCCTGACTGTATCCTATCCAGTCAGGGATTTTTTTATAGTGTCAGCAGAGAAAGAAAGGACACAATGTTACAAAAAAATATCGAATGTTACAAAAAACATTGACTTTGTAATAAATAAGTTTTACAATAGAACTGAAAAATAACAAGAAAGGGGCAGGGATTTCTTACAGTAATTTGGCTTCCGCTAGCTTATTTTTTCTTATCATCAGTTGTGGTTATTGATGAATAAAGTGAAAAAGAGATTTAAAGTGCTTATGGACAAAAAAATTTCACTAACAAAAATCTGAATATTTGAAAAATTTTTATTTTTTTTGGTGGAATGATTAAAAAGAAAATTTTAAAGTGTTTTAAATTTATTTTTATTTAACTTGAAATAGTATTTTTAACAAAGCAATTAGTAATTGAGATAGTTATGCCTTATTAAACATATGTGGGAAGAGGGACTGATGCTGACAATTTTTGTATTGGAAGATGATTTATTCCAGCAATTTAGAATAGAAACAGCGATAAAAACGATTTAAAAAAAAAATGGATGGAGATGCCGTCCGCTTAATATTTTTGGAAAACCTAGGCAATTGATAGATACAATTGCTGAACATGGTTCGCATCAACTTTTTTCTTAGACATTCACATAAATAATGAGTTAAAGAAGGGGTTTGATATTGCACAAGAAATTCGCACAATGGATCCATATGCAACGATTGTTTTTACAACATCGCATTCTGAATTTTTACCAGTGACTTTTCAGTATAAAGTTGCAGCCCTTGATTTTATTGATAAGTCTTTGGATGAAGAGGAATATTTAAATCGTATTGAATCTGCTATTGCAGTAACAATGACGAATATGGGGAAAAGTGTCATGGAAGACTCTTTTGTTTTTGAAACTTCTTTGGCAGCTATTCAGGTACCGTTTCACAATATCTTATATTTTGAAACTTCACCAACAATACATAAAGTAATATTGCATACAAAAGATGAGCGAATAGAATTTTATGCTAGGTTATCACAGATTGAGAGATTAGATAAAAGACTTTTTAAATGTCACAAATCATTTGTTGTTAATCCTGAAAATATTACTAGAATTAATAAAGAAACTGGGGAGGTTTTTTTTGAAAATAATGATAGTTGTTATGTATCAAAAATAAAGCAAAAAAAATTGATTGAAAAAATTAAACAAAATTCTTAGTAAAGAGAAATGGGAGATTTATGGATTTTGAAATAATTTGCAGTGAACTGCATTTTTGGGTTCAGGTTGATTTATTGTTATTACTTTATCAGCAAGTCACTGGTGTGAAATTTAAAAAAAGATGTTTTATAATAACTCCCTTGTTTTTTAGATTACTTTTTTTTATATTACCAACAGTAGCTTACTTTTCTACTTTGCTATTTTTAGTAGTAATTTCAGTTTATCGAAATCATTATCAGAATAGATTACTAGATGTGTTTTACGGTCTATATCCGGTAATCATTGAGAGCCTCTTTGGTCGAGTGCTATTATTTTTCCTTTTTTTGGTATTTATATAACTCAAGTTAACGATTTTTTAAATTTGCTAAAAGAGCTTCTAATTTTTCCTATCCATTATGCACTGATGAAATCACTTAAAGTTGATTTTAAAATTTTGCAAGTTGGATTTGGACGTAGATTTTTAACTCCCTTTTTGCTATGGGTTGATTTAACAATGACCGTTTATTTTTTTCTTTTGCAACTTCTTTTAATTTTTGAGGATAGTATACCAGATGCTTCCTATTATAGGCGGTATTTAATAGGTATTTATACCGTTCTCTTTTTAATTATGCTTGTTTATGTGAATGGGACATTTAAAGAAAAGCGTGAGGAAGAAATAATCAGATATAAAGAACGACAGATTGTATATTTATCTAATTATAGCAAACAGATAGAAAGTTTATACAATGAAATTCGAGATTTCAGACATGATTATATTAACATACTAACAAGTTTAAAAGTAGCAATTGATCAAAAAAATCTAACAGCGATTGAAGGGATTTATTATAATGTTTTATCACAATCAGGAAGAAAATTACAAGGAAAACAATATAACATTGCTAATCTAATCCATGTTGAAAATGAGGCAGTTAAAAGTCTCTTATCAACAAAAGTCTTTGAAGCTCAAAATAAGGGTATTGATATAGCTGTTGAAGTTGAAAAACCATTTAGAAATCCCCAAATTGACTCATTGGATTTTGTAACTATTTTGTCTATTTTACTTGATAACGCTATTGAAGGCGCTGAGTCAGCGTCTAAGCGGAAAATTACAGTAGCTTTAATAGCTGAAGAGAAGGTTGATACGTTAATTGTACAAAATAGCATTGAAATTGAAAAAGTTAACATTGCTGACATATTTTCATATAGATACTCTACTAAAGGAGGAAACAGGGGAATTGGACTTTATAACATTTCTAATATTTTACGAAACTATCCTCACGTCTCTCTACAAACACAAAGCAAAAATTATAATTTCAGACAAACACTAGTGATAAAGCACATACATATAAAAGAGATTGGAGACTAATTGCTTTCCCAATCTCTTTTATTTTTTGTAATTTCAATAATGAAAAGTGTTATTAAAACTTGGTTTTGATAAATGCTTAATGAATTGGATATGCCTTAAAAGCACTCCATTGAGTTCATAACATCTCGAATGAGCACCTATTTTAGAAACTTTCCTAACAGCTATATCAACCGTTTCCTTTAATTAGTCTCCACCAATCAATGTAAACCATTTATATCACCACCTCTTTTATTGATATAAAAATTATAACCTGAAAATAATGAATGAATTCTATGTTGTCAAAAAAAGCATTTATTCAATCATTTTTAGATTATAAATTCAACCTATTATTAAAAATGACTAAATAGCATGTTTTTATGACAAAAAGAATAAAAATAGCAATATTAGTATTATGATAGAACTAGGAACTCTGCTAGCTAGTTGAAATCTTTAATAACTCAAGGAGAATTATTATGAAAAAGCAATTTTTAAATTCTTGTCTCCAGCGCTTCTCAATACGCAAATGTTCATTCGGTGTAGCTTCAATTCTTTTGGGAAGTTTTTTATTACTTAGTACAAAAACTGTTAATGCAGATGAACAATGTGACTTGGACAACTTATCGCCAAATATCATTACATTTATTGAAGATATAACAGAAAATACCTCTGATTCTAAAGATTCGATAATGGATTCAGGTACTCAAGAATCAACTATGGTGGTTGAAGAAGTCTTGCCTGCTGTTGAATTGGCTGGTAATCAAGAAGAAGACAAAGCGCTGAACTCATCGGAAACACAGCTAACAGAAAGCACTTTGGAGCAGGAACGGTATTATATTATAGAAGATGCAGATGTTACTGGTGATAGATTTACTGAACAAAAAAATAATGAGATAGTTACTATTCCGACTAGCGATAATAAGGAAGTTGTTTCTTATCCTGAGCAGGGGATTAATGACTATAAAAATGAGGAGCAGTTAATCATTTTGAACAAAGAGCAAACTAATTATGATAGTACTTTTTTTAATAACACCAAAGAGTCAGTTATTGATTTTGAGAAAGAAATAATTTCGGGTGTTAAGGCAGATTTTTTAGAAAAAATACTATCTACTTCATTAGTGACAAATGGTTCAGTTGCTAGAGGTGATGACTACCCCGCCTATCTGAAAAATGCTGCCCCAGATACTATTATTGATCCTTGGCGACTCTATAACAGAGAATGTACTTCTTTCACAGCATATAGGCTTAGTTCAGTAAATAAGTTCGAATTGCCTGGTGCATATGGTAATGGGGGTCAGTGGGGGAGTCGAGCAAAGCAAGAAGGCTATAGAGTGGATATGAACCCAGCTAAAGGTTCTGTTGCGTGGTTAGATGACGGTGGATATGGGCATGTCGCTTGGGTCTCGAATGTTATCGGGAATAATGTTGAGATTGAAGAATATAATTATAATTGGAATTACAGTTATAATCGACGCACAGTAGCAAAAACAGTTTTTACTGGCTATATTCATTTTAAAGATTTATCCGGCGGTACAAATTCAACTGGGGGGGAGTGCTTCCCTCCCTGCTTCTGGCACCTATTATTTTACTAGTCGAATGGGAATTAAGGCTGAACCAAAAATTTCAAGTGCTGATTTAGCATATTACGATAATGGTGATAGCGTACATTATGATAAAACACTGGAAGCCGATAATTATCAATGGATTTCTTATATTGCAACATCAGGCAACAGACGCTACATTGCTATTAATAAATTAGCATCTTCTGTTACTCCAGTGGTTAAAGGAACAATAAATATTCAAAATAAAAATGACCAAGCTGGTACTTTTGATGTTATTATTACAGATGTATCAAGCAATAGTGGATTAAAAGAAGTACTGATTCCGATTTGGTCCACACAAAATGGGCAAGATGATCTTGTTTGGTATAAAGCTACAAAGCAAAGTAATAATTACAAGGTGTCGGTAAATATCAGCAGTCATAAAAATAATCGTGGTGAGTACAATATCCATTTGTATTATATCATTGATAATGGGGCACAAGTTGGTGTTGGAGGTACAAAAATCACAATTTCTGAGATTCAAACACCAGTTACAAAGCTTACAGGGGACATCTCTATAAAAAATAAAAATCTTCAGACTGGTGATTTTGATATTGTCATTTCCAATGTGTCAAGTTCAAATGGTATCAAAGAAGTTAAAGTCCCTGTTTGGGCTACAAAAAATGGTCAGGACGATATTATTTGGTACTTGGCATCTAAACAAAATGATGGAACCTATAAGGTTACTGTTAAAATCAATGAACATAAGAATTATCAAGGAGAATATAATATCCATCTTTATTATGTCCAAAATAATGGAGCAATAGTTGGAGTTGCTGCTACTAAAACGAATATCCAAATTATCGCACGTCCATCTATTCCAGATAATGGAACCTATACTTTTACTGGCCATGCTAGCATTAAAGCAGAACCTAAGATGTCTTCCCCGGAACTAGCATATTACGATGCTGGGGACAGCGTTTTTTATGATAAAGTACTTTTTTCGGATGGGCACTACTGGATTAGCTATGTTGGGTATTCAGGCAATCGAAGATATATTAGCATTACCTAGGATCCGTTAAGGGCTAAGAAAAGGATGGTTGAACAAATTAGTTAGTAAATGCCGAGGATTTGTTATT
It includes:
- the proB gene encoding glutamate 5-kinase — translated: MKRNFGHVKRLVIKIGTSSLVLPTGKINLEKIDQLAFVIASLANKGMEVILVSSGAMGFGLNVLDLPKRPANLAKQQAVSSVGQVAMMSLYSQIFSHYQTAVSQILLTRDVIEFPESLGNVTNAFESLIAMGIVPIVNENDAISVDEMDHATKFGDNDRLSAIVAGITKADLLIMLSDIDGLFDKNPTIYEDAALRSHVTAITEEIIKSAGGVGSRFGTGGMISKIQSAQIVFENHSQMVLMNGKNPRDILRVLDGVELGTWFAQTR
- the ftsL gene encoding cell division protein FtsL: MTNEKRTEAVTKVLQKRIRTFSRIEKAFYGAIILTAIIMAVSIVYLQSRNLQVQQEITQLNSQINDKETELNNAKQEVAELSGRDRIVQIATESGLNSENANISEVK
- a CDS encoding sensor histidine kinase; the encoded protein is MKSLKVDFKILQVGFGRRFLTPFLLWVDLTMTVYFFLLQLLLIFEDSIPDASYYRRYLIGIYTVLFLIMLVYVNGTFKEKREEEIIRYKERQIVYLSNYSKQIESLYNEIRDFRHDYINILTSLKVAIDQKNLTAIEGIYYNVLSQSGRKLQGKQYNIANLIHVENEAVKSLLSTKVFEAQNKGIDIAVEVEKPFRNPQIDSLDFVTILSILLDNAIEGAESASKRKITVALIAEEKVDTLIVQNSIEIEKVNIADIFSYRYSTKGGNRGIGLYNISNILRNYPHVSLQTQSKNYNFRQTLVIKHIHIKEIGD
- a CDS encoding glutamate-5-semialdehyde dehydrogenase, whose amino-acid sequence is MTYIEQLGRGARQAGHSLMQLGTAQKNAVLRDVAQALLDQAAYILAENKRDLAKAKENGISDIMIDRLRLDDERIADIAQGVRQVADLADPIGQVVRGYTNLDGLKIVQKRVPLGVIAMIFESRPNVSVDAFSLAFKTSNAIILRGGRDAICSNTALVQVIRQTLSQSGIDENAVQLVEDTSHAVAEELMEAVDYIDVLIPRGSARLIQTVKSKAKVPFIETGVGNVHIFVDEFADLDTAVNIVINAKTQRPSVCNAAESLVVHSSVAESFLPKLAAAMDAVQPVEWRADARAQAYLPQSVPASEDDYATEFLDYIMSVKTVDSLQEAVDWINTYSSHHSEAIITKDLAHAEHFQDQVDSAAVYVNASTRFTDGFVFGLGAEIGISTQKIHARGPMGLEALTSTKFYIKGEGQVRQ
- the mraY gene encoding phospho-N-acetylmuramoyl-pentapeptide-transferase — translated: MFLSIVAGAAAFILTVLIMPYFIRFYQLKKINGQQMHEDVKQHLEKAGTPTMGGTVFLLVAVCVSLIASFFLVAKNGGGMGATFGILSVVFIYGLIGFLDDFLKIFKQINEGLTPWQKMLLQIIGGLIFYFLHVRPSGTDALNVFGFNLHLGLLYVFFVLFWVVGFSNAVNLTDGIDGLASISVVISLATYAVIAHVQRQADVLLIILVMIGALLGFFVFNHKPAKVFMGDVGSLALGAMLATISIALRQEWTLLIIGIVYVIETSSVILQVSYFKYTKKKFGEGRRIFLMTPFHHHLELGGLTGKASKWSEWQVDAFLWGLGAAASLLTLAILYL
- the pbp2X gene encoding penicillin-binding protein PBP2X, which codes for MRKFFKKWQNRFLGYVISDRKRPRQNRERVGQNLMILAIFIFFVFIINFVIIIGTDKKFGENLSEKARDVYQTTVTVQAKRGTIYDRNGNPIAEDSTTYSVYAIIDKSYISSTGEKLYVQSSQYDQVAEIFNQQLGMDKEEVLSQLRQKKVFQVSFGTKGSGISYSTMSAITAAMQEAGIEGIAFTTSPGRMYKNGIFASQFIGVAQLHENKDGTKSLIGTSGLEASLNDILSGEDGTVTYEKDKNGNTLLGTGTTVKEAVNGKDVYTTLSEPIQTYLETQMDVFQAEAKGVYASATLINAKTGEILATSQRPTYNPSTLEGYDEGNLKTWNTLLYQSNYEPGSTMKVMTLASAIDSGVFNPSESYSNSEGLTIADATIQDWAINEGSSTGQYMTMAQGFAYSSNVGMTMLEQKMGNDKWLNYLSKFRFGYPTRFGMGNEATGLLPSDNIVTIAMSAFGQGIATTQTQMLRAFTSVSNDGVMVEPQFISKLYDPNTDTSRSASAEVVGNPVSAEAARQTRDYMVTVGTDPYYGTLYSDGPIIQVGNESVAVKSGTAQIAAEDGSGYMTGSNDYIYSVVAMLPSEDPEFVMYVTLQQPEERFSALYWQDVVNPVLEEAVLMRDTLLAPAANETAQQTEYHLDDVIGKNPGETAEELRRNLVHPVVLGTGSKISKVSKKTGSNLAENEQILLLTNNLEKVPDMYGWTKANVETFAKWTGIKIKYRGSDSGTVIKQNVDIDANIDDIKKITITLGE
- the rsmH gene encoding 16S rRNA (cytosine(1402)-N(4))-methyltransferase RsmH, whose translation is MTNDFYHKTVFLHEAVDMLAVKPDGVYVDATLGGSGHSSYLLSRLSSQGRLYAFDQDQKAINQAKVRLHPYIETGQVRLIKDNFKNLSFRLSQYGQTAVDGVLYDLGVSSPQLDESKRGFSYKQDAPLDMRMNQEQELSAYDVVNHYAYNNLVRLFFRYGEDKFAKQVARKIESARQIKPIATTGELAELIKAAKPAKALKKKGHPAKQIFQAIRIEVNDELRAAETSLKQALDLLKPDGRIAVITFHSLEDRIVKQLFREAAAVNVPKGLPVIPESLQPKFELVNRKPVLPSEQELEMNHRAHSAKLRVIRKISEKNYD